GAAgtacaaagcaaagaaagcataatattttattcttaaactTATTTACAATAAGATATTGCACGAATCCATTaccctttttttcagtttaacatTATTATTTACAAAGTTAAAAACAGGAGTGCAAAAGCAGACTGAAAGAAACCAGAAAGaataaagtttatttaaattgcTAAGTACAGTTTATCACCTGACCATAGCCCACATCCAGTATGACCTAAAATAATTTGTACCATATATATGTGTAATTTCAGAAATTCTTGCATTTCTCTGTAGGTGCAAGCCTTATCTTTTTTACTCTAACCACCAGAAGGTCTACGTAAAATGCAAAGGCTAACCATAGCTTAACTTAATGGCTTTATTTCTCCAGGAAAATGATGCTCTCTTAGGTAAACTGAAAAAGCTACATAGTATTATACATGTATTTGAAAAGTAGTGATAAATCAGGCATGATGGTTTTCATTCTTCCTAAACACCATGAGAAAAAGTTTGCTGATACTTCAGGACTCATTAAAGACACTGCCAGTCCAAATTACTTCAGCACAGCATATGGTCCTGTCTCAGTCTATCAGCCACTGGGACTGTCATGATGCATCTCTGGAGTGTAGGTAAGTAGAACAATCATGACCCAGAGATGAAGCAATGcctgggaaaagaaagaaaagaattaaCTTACTAGCGCTGAGAATCATTGTTTACAGCAGCAGTAAATATGGGAGATTTCAAGGAGAGCTAATAAAACATTGTTtggtagaaatatttttattaaatattttttctattatgcAGATActcctgaagaaaataattcttatttGCACAATGAAATGCTCAGTCAGATTCTAAAGAAGCCATCTGCAGAAAGCTAAAGACTtcacacaaacagcaaaactaaAGCAGCCTGATTTCCTACAGATTTCTGtcctctggcttttcttttcctccatgcCCCAGTGTCTCCAATATCCAGCCCCAGCCAGCACATTCTGTGATCTGCCTCGAGTGACTGGGACGCCACCACTCCGGTGCCAACTGGCTGATACCAGACTGTTCACAACAGCAGAGTTCTGCTTTCCTCCTACCACCAGCACTGATTTGAGGCATTTTAATGAACTCTTTAGGAATGTTAATTCTCATTCAAATTTGTCTGAAACTATCCAGTTAGAATGGAAGTTGCTGGGGGTGCAACAAGGGAGATAACTGACAGAATACATAAGCCACATTTTCTTAAacaccaaaaattaaaaaaaaaaaaaaatcaagatattcaTAGTCAAGGTTTGAGTTGAAAAAGGGTAACTGTCACTGACTGCCCAACATAGAGCTCCCGTGCAGCCACCACTGAATTTCACTTCAGATAGCATCTTAGGTGGTAGAAGTCTTCAGTGTTTTGGTACAAAGCGTTTTAGCCATATATTGATAAGTCATgaacaggaagaaagagagaggttAGGAATTAAACAGCCCTATTCCTTCCAGTACCTAATAGGCTGGAAGAAGCAACTGCAGGGGGAATTTGTCATTTCTTTTATTCATGCATGTCTGTCTGCGTTATATGCTGAAATAGTGTCGGCTGTTTTTGGAAACTCTGTTCAGAAGAAGCATTATGCCTTCtcaagcaacttttttttttttccatttcaaagacTCAAAAGTTCAACTAGTGGAGTATTTTCAAGCACGGTAGACTGCACAGCTACCTCACCACAGGCCACTTAAACTGACAGAAATCTGCCCTCCAGTGGAAAACAgaggaatttaatttttattaattgcaAGTCTGAGAATTTAATCTGGTACAGATGAgcaaatttattatttaagtCTAGCAAGAAAACTTTTCCAGCTACTAGTCACTGAACAAAAAGTGATGTGCCCAATATCAAAAAAGCTGTAACAGAAGTCATTTTCCTAAATGCAGTGCATGCAGGGGTAGTGGGTTAACCTTGGTAACAGGTCACTATTGTTCTGCATTTTAGTACTAAAATTCTAGTCTTTTCAATGGTAGTTACATAAATGTCTTTAAGGCTGCTATATTAAGAATTCCtgggaaaaactgaaaactgcCAAACATGACTCCAAAATGCCTTTATGTAAGTACTATTTAGACTTCTTTACAAAAAACCACAttaatttgttatttatatAGCCTTTTGAACATCAAACATCTTGCCATTTAAGATGTATTATATAAATTGGCTATAGAAATCTTGCATTAAACTTCTTACTTCAAAGAAAGCTTACTCACCATGTAAATGATTACAAAGACTCTTGCTATGGGATACCGCCTTAGAAAGATTCCCAGCCGAATGCTacacaagaggaaaacaaagtgtACAAGTTAGCATTCAGCAATAAATTCCGACTCCTCTCATTCTCATCACCACAAACTCATAAACATCAGCTGATGTTATACACATGGCTTTGCTTCTGAAGTAGATTTTACTTCATGTATTCAAGACATTAAATGGAGtgagaaaattcagaattcagaccataaaatatattctcctattttttctgttacatgCTAAGCTGAGAGTTTGTGAAAAAGAGCTATAACTCAAGAGTTACATGGGTATTTTAAAACTCGCAAATATGCTGTCAAATTTTGTTATGTGAGGAGTCATTGTGAATCTTTCAAAAAGACTTAAGCAACTAAAACCTTGGATTCCTTTGAAAAAACTGATAGATCACTACCATTCTTATATTAGATGAAAAAGACATGGGTTTTCCAAGTTTACTGCTACAGTGCTACAAAGCAAACTGCATTAGATGTATCCTCAGTAACGTCAGTTAAAAACCCTCATGGGTGTACTGAAGTGAGTACGGTACTGCCAAATAAAGTTTAGTATTAAAACATCACATATAATAGGTCCCGATAATGGAAATCTTGATGTTCTTCACAATGAAATTACAGCACCATGGAAGCACAAAGGACTTTCTATCAAGGTATCTTGCTTTCAAAGGATTAAGAAGTATTAcctaattttgttttctattggTATTTGATTCAAGTTTTGGAGAAGACCTTTGTTGTGAATATCGGCAATTAACCTAACTGCTCAGAAAAGGGATCAAAGCAAGTTTTTTGCTGGATCCAGAACGATTTTTCTTTACtaattcctcaaaaaaaaaaatccttcaaggAAAACAGCTGCACTGGGTCAGAACCCAGAATCTTGTCTTCATCACAATGCCTAAACAGGAGTAAAAAAATACCTATGATACTCCCTGAGCGCATTTGATACTACTCCACTAAAACACTCCTCACAGGATTTCTCACAGACACAGTCAAAACCTCGGAAAGTAAAACAGGTGGAAGATGGTAATGAAAATGTTAGGGTTTTTTGTACATAGTTTAGTGACTCTCTTGTATCAAAATCTTAAAGACCATTGTTTAAATAATTGACTATAATTTGCAAGAGCCCAAGGATATCCTAGGAAAGCACAAGTGAAATAGGTCAATATTTAGTAATTTATACCGTAGCTAATATtagcttcattattttttacttttatcgTTATAAAAGTAATTCAAGACAGAAGGTACGCCACTTGAAAACTGAGAAGGGATTCCAGCAATTACGAAGCGTATTCCCTCAGGACACTCTTACCTGAACTGATCTATACTACTGGCAGCTTTGCGAACCCTCCCGTACATTCCTGCCATGTTACTATCCATGTCACTGAACAGGACAGGAACGTAACGCATACGAGCACCTATTtgaagggtaaaaaaaaaaaaaaaaaaaaagcaaaaaatctcATTAGTCTAAAACCAGCCAAGTTGTTAAGCAAAACAAATTGATAGTGTATAATAGATAcaaaaagtaatataaaaatagtGATTCATCTGATTCGTTAGTGCCATTTTGCTGAGGGAAGAAGAATGTGTTTTGAGGGGAGGATTCCTGATAAAGTTACAATTAAGTTAAATGTTCCTTCAActtactatatttttaaaatttattttaattcactaGATACACATCAACATTCACTTCTATCATGTAATAATAATTCTATTATTAAGTGTATAAAATGATGGGTTTGATACTGTCACAGTTTctccatttgcttttatttctcataGAGTAAAACTTTGATAGCATTTCTGATACTAACTTGCATGTTCTGAAAATTTCTActctatttacatttttactaTGTATcacctttattaaaaaaaacagattCTCAGATAACATTACCTTTGTGCAACAAAGCTTCTACTTAATGATTTTTTATGATACTGGCTGCTGTTGACAAGGTCTCTGGCATAAGCTACatattttcagcatcttttttccttataaacTCAAGACTTTCAGGGAAAGGCATTAGGAAATACAAAAGCCTGAACTGCAGAAAAGACGGTTTTAAGTTTTATATTTCCTTATTTACCTTCAGCACTGTCAATTCCTGCCATATTAATGGCAGGTCCATTAGAACTAGTGCCTTGGATAGCCTTCAGCTGTTGCTCAAGTCGTTCCAGTTGATAGACAAGTGAGTTTTTCTCTGTGCTCAGGCTCTCTAACATGGTTTGCTTCTGAATTAGTGTTTCAGTCAGCTGATGAAGCCGATTTTCTAATTCTGTCTGACTACTACTACTCAGAGCCTTGTTTGTGAGctaaaagacaaagcaaagaaaaaaaaaccaaaatcagaaCAAGTTTCAAGTCTGACCAACTGACATATTACAAAAGTCTAAACAAGAGAGTCCTCCGAGAATCGGGTTACCCCACCACAGAACTTTTATGGGATAATACTACCAAAATGATCACCAATGAGCACAATAAAGGAGAAACTTAATTTTGACAGTTGCTAAAATAAGATTTTACATGACACAAGGAACTTTATGTAAAAATGtattcctgtattttctgtctctAATCATATGAACAGTTCTGTATAATCGTAAGTCTGATCACAACAATCAATGCTATCGTACATTTCAGAGCTGAGTTTACCTGGTCTGCATGACAATAGCAAAATAATCCAGTCTGGCTTTCATACTTGCAACTTCACCAAACAAGCCAGTATGTAAAAACTTTTcaagtgagaaaggaaaagctcaGTACAAATGGGAAGAACCTGATGCCATTCTACAGGAAAGCCTGAATGAAAATGGTGAATATACACACAGCACCTGATTTCTGAGCTTCTGgatttcttcctccctgtcttttattctgctttgcaaagtATTCTTTGTTCGATACAATTCTTCTTCAGTATAATGGAGTTCCTGTAAAATTTATCACAATCAcaaataaaagattttatacatatatgtattttgagAGACATTCTCTTATCTGGAGTTTCACAGTAGAACAAAAGGCAATATGCTGCAATCAAATATAAACCGAAATTTAATCTTAATTAAGTGTCTGGCtaggatggggaaaaaatatgtaagaGTTGACATAACCTACACGACTTACCAAATTCTTCATGGAGACTGAcctaatataaataaaaatccagacTGGTTTACTAGGAGTCACACCATTTCATTGGGATCATGATTGATCTTCCTTATACTCTGACCATTCATTATTTCACTATCTTGAAACTATGCCAAGAATGTAACTTTAACATCTACAAAAACTTTTTGGGGGAATCTGTGTTCCTAAATAAACCATCGATCCGAgatatcattttttaaaagtgtttaaaaCCCTTAGCATATCTATCTATAATTCTGTATGCCATAGGTCCTCCTTTAAAGTTTAGGATAAATTAATGTAACAGATGTGAAATGGGAAAGAACATTGTAAGGGATAACTTCCTGAACAGCAAATCTAACCATAAGTTTTGTTACTCCCATGATTTAGTGGCTATTTTAACTCTGACTTAGAAGACCTgacatgcttattttttaaattaagacagTCTACAAATCACTGTATCACTTCAGATGTCAGTTGCTACAGAAAACAGATAATCCTGTTCTCCCTTCAAACTACTGGATATACAAGAAATAACAGCTCTACTTATTTTCCATCTTCAGTCTCAGAAACCTTATGACAATAGTTACAGGAATTCCTAGATAAAACAGACCACAATTGTATTAAGTATCAATGCacatgattattttaaaagcacatggAAATGCCTGTCATCAAAAGGAATACTTCATTATTTGTAATAACTGATAaagcttttttgtctttttgtcaGATTCACCTCACTTTTTCTACATGTAGTATTGACTTAAAATTTACCCCTCAGAAGGGTAGAAGTAACAAAATACAATCTACCATCTGCTTTGATATAATAAACATCAACTATCCATCAAGAGCAGACCACGACTTCTGCCTTTTAATTAGCTCAAGCTGCTAGCAtctcattaaaatgtaatttctgaaaGGACAGATAATCCTACAAGATAAATTGTTCCTAGCAGATACAGCGTACTCTCCTGCATTCCTCATTATTAATTCTCCTACATGAGCTTtttcttgtattattttattaggGAGTAAAACGCTGATCTAATTTCTACTGAGTAATCAGTTTTTtcacataaaatacaggtttgccTTTTCCCCCACCTCTTTTTAGCACAGAACTGCTTAAATCAAAGGGGAGTTTGTGTAAATAGATGACACAATCTgacaaaaattaattaataccATTTTATCAACAATTTTTATTACAGAGCAATTTGGAAGTAACAAATTTTAGGTTCAAAACTCAGTAAcaagtggattaaaaaaatatattaactggTACTACAACATtgttttatgagaaaaatattatgcCATAATTGAGCACAGGAAGTTCAAGAGCAATCATTTTTAGTATTTACATATATTGCTAATGTTACTATATCCCTACTGTTTGATTCTTCCCCTGCTGCATAAAATTTAGGATCATGATCAATTCTGTGCACTCCCTAAGGTCATGTTTATTCTTTTACACATCAGCAAGATCTCTATTTATCAAGAGTACCCAGAAGGTCCTTTCTATTGCTCAGTACCAGTTGCATTTTGTTTGGCCTAGTGACATTCATTAAGCTTTTGGGGATTTCTTTGGActaccaggggaaaaaaaaataacccaaatacCGTATAAGCTACTCTCTTAATTAAGCCAAATGCTTTACCGATGACACCACAGGAGACTTAAAATAAGAGCAATCAGCTTTCAAGAATTCCCTACCTGTTTTTGCCGTTCTAGTTCAGCTTCTGCCTCTTGCTTGGCCATTTTATGTGCTGCTATTTGCTCTtgcaggtcctgcagctgctctctcattGACTCAGCTTCACTTACCTGCTGAGTCTCCATATCCTGAAATGAGcagaaatgttaacatttcaCTAACATTCAAACAATACTGCAATTTGTCACAAGTAACGGCAAAAAACACCCAAGTTGCTATATGCAATTTTGCatcaaaggaaaaaggaaggtgaGGGTATACTGAATAATAAATTTTAACAGatatagtaataaaataaatgtattttgtgaaCATGAGAAGCCTCCACTTATTCCCTTCTATTGTCTATAGGCTAAAACTGTAAAGTAGGCCTGCGTGCAACTGCTGGGTTGAGACAATTATGCCAGACAACTCAGATTATAGTTGCTTAAAGGATTAGTAGAGCTTGCAGAAAAGGATATAGGTGATCTCTACAGAAATTCCCATGCTTGTTTGGAAAGAAATGCTTCCCTCAAAGAGAACACACAGTGGTGAGGGAACAGAGAAGTGCAATCTGTAATATTCCTCCCACCATGAGCTGAAGTGCTGAGAGAGAACACGGAAAGAAATTGGGTATCGATAAACACTTGTCTCACCTTGAGCAACAGTTGGCCTTTTTTAATACCAGGTCAAATAAACACTAGAAGCAACAGCCCTaaagtataaaagaaaacagcccTTTGTGCGTGGTTAACTACAAACACACATGTATGTAATCACAGTTACCTGCAGCTCCGTTCTCATCTGCTGTATTTGCCCCATTagcttttgtatttcttctctctgagTGTCTCGCTCATGTCGCAGTTCTTCTAGTTCCATTGTGCTTGCAGTATTGCTATCTAGGCCTTCAATACCAGAGCCTTCTTTTAAGCTGTTTATCAACTTTTCTTTAGactgaaataataaatcaaTATATTATTGCAGTATTTAACAAGTGCTCAACTAGAATATGCCAAAATGACCTTGGTCTAAAATTCAAATGTAGACATACAGTAAAAGAACTGCTTTATCTGTTCTTCTAACCAGTTAATAATGACCCTAcacactttaaaatgaaaatgctgccCTACTCATATTTGTTCTGACTTTCTGTATGCCATGAAACTGGTTTTACTGAAAGCCTGTGGTATGTGAGGAAGAATACAGCTTTTCTCTTTAGAAGTGCCTGGAACGTTAAACGTATCACGGATAAAAAATTCGGCTTTCCGGCTACtagaagagagaagacagaCACTAACAGACACTAAAGACAAAGCTGACTCCCCTTCTTTCAGTCCATCCTTTCTCCTGCCAATAAAGCCAAACATGAACCAAATACAGCAGTAACTCTTCAGGGAAAGAAGATGAACAATTAGCTCAACACAGACTTCAAACTCCTGCTTCTCATATTTATCAAGGTGATCTAAATCCTGACCTTGGATATCAGACTACATTAATTACTCTAACCAGAGACCTTTATCTTCAACATTTTGTTAGCTTTTATAAACTAAGATCCAAATTGCCCACATTTGGATTTGGTACCTTTGACGACTATAGAAGCACCTAAATCTGAACAAAATATCTAATTTTGCCACTGTTTATCATACAATGCTGATCACATGCAACTTTTCagaatatacaaaaatattttctttgatttataCTAAGTATCCATTATATGCTGTGCTTCAGCCTCAAGCAGAATGGAGCAACCTTCTTGACCCAAGAATATTGAGTGGGGAACAAACGGTAGCTCACATCtatttttctgtctgccttAGACTGGACCCCTGGATGTGGAACCCACTGACAGATGTTGCACAATAAATTCAGTAGTTCACCTGGATTTTTAAGTTCAGAACTCaaactttcatttcatttaactCAATATGTAAACTTAAATTTTTAGGGACAAAACGCAGGCTGGTAGCTATGCTGTATAAGTATCATTATAGATACACCCCAAAATATATTATAGgacacatgaaaaaaaccacagattATTCAAAGCAtaacaccttaaaaaaaaaaagttaagcatACAAATCCAACTGGATTTCTTTACTCAAGTGCTTACTTGGAGTATGCGAGTAGCTTTCTGTTTGTAGTCTGTCAGTTCCTGTTTTGCAGATTCTAGGTGGCTTTTAGTTACTTTGACTTGCTGCTGAAGCTCATCAGCTCGCCTCTTTTCATCTATATACTTTCTCTCTGCTACAGTTATCCCTTCTGCCAAGTTCTGACGTTCTGCTTCCATTTTACTTAGACGAGCTGCAAACTCATTCTATTAGCAATAAAGAAACAATACTTTGTGTTTAAACACAGTCTCAACATTAacctagaaaagaaaaaagaaagcttaaaaGCAACTATACATGAAACAACACCTCATATCTACCACCTTCAACTTAAAGGTGCATTAGTgctatgtggaaaaaaatcctgcttgctTAAGCAAGTCCTAAATAATATCagtaaaaatatgcatttctttCCCTCATCAGAAATCCATCTtcttattatttatatttacttggtaaacaaaaagcaagctttcccctcaaaaaaatattatcaaaagTAGTCTGCCATATTTTGATGTagtcaaaaaacaaaaaaatgatgATTATGATTTTCAGAGAAGCTATTACACATAACAAGGGCGAAGCTAAGTGTGGAAAGCAGTCTCTAGCAATTATGTACTCACATCTTTACCATAGGAGTGATCATCCAGCTTAATATTCTTAAGATTACATCTTAAAATTGTGTAATGATTTGTTGTGTAACAATGTACCATGGAAAATTAAACTGATTACTGACTTAGTTTTAAAACACGTATTAACATTAAAGTTAgcatgaaaaaaagtaaaaaatggcAGCATTAATCCACAAAAACTATCAAttgcaaagcttttaaaataacatgtaaGTAGTAAACTAGTGCCATCCCGATACTTAGTGCAGCAGACAGCACACCCTTCCAAGCACCTAGAACTCGGAACAGGAACTGAGTCCAGGGAAACACAGAGCAGTTGGAATCTCACAAATTTGACCTCAAAAGCAGAGCTAGAAACTCTTGCTTACTCTTCACATCTAACCTGCATTTGTTTGTAACTTTCTTGCTCCCGCTTGAGTGCGGAGTCTGCATCACGCAGCCTCTCTTGAAGAGTTTGAAGCGCTTGATTTTGCAAACTGCTCCCTTCACTGTGGTCTTGTATTATCCTGAAAGAATGATAtacatattaattaaaaaagaagaaatctagTGCGATCTTCAGGTAGAAATATGACTACCTGGTTTTCAGACTGGCCTTGAAAATTTACCAAGTAAATTATTGAATATGGCTGGCTACAGATGTGATGTCTGGAGTCAGTGACTCATGCAGCCCCTCTCTGATCTATATTCTGGAGTATTGCAGATTCATATTCCATTGCTGAGCTAAGTCAGAAAAGTGACTTCCATATTTGTGGATaggcaaatgtatttttcaagaCAAACATTTTTCCTGAGATCGCCAGCTTCACATCTCTGACACAAACATAAATAGTTTAAACAAAATGGATTTCAATAATCAGGTGGTGTTTGCCCCTATTCAATACTCATTTGCCCTGCTCCCCCTGCCAGCTATACTGTAACAGGCTTGGAGCAAACTTTAATCCTCATATTTCAAATCCTGATCCAATCCCCTTTCCCACCAGtttacttgtttttaaagaagctgAACCACCTACCTTGAACTTTCAAGTTTATTACTGTCTGCACAGTTATAAAGTAGGAAATTATGAAGTACCGTGACTTTTCACTCTGCAATGCTTCCAAAGCTTCTGTCCGAGCACTTAGGAGCTGATCAGCTTCTTGCAGCCGCACTTTCAGCACAGCCAGCTGTGAATCCTTGGCACCAACAGCTTCTGTCAGATCATCAACTCGAGCTT
Above is a window of Caloenas nicobarica isolate bCalNic1 chromosome 5, bCalNic1.hap1, whole genome shotgun sequence DNA encoding:
- the GOLGA5 gene encoding golgin subfamily A member 5 produces the protein MSWLADLAGKAEDLLNRVDQGAASALSKKDTASSAVYDNKKNLNSVNEYSELHQHTGELKYQTSSKAAYISSAADNIKHQKATILAGTANVKPTRRTSSEVPFPVESASTPRASSHFVRRKKSEPDDELLFDFLNSSEKEPNGRMDSKKEKSKATAVQNRSRTSSISSVSTSTQSAKTTEDSAIRSQGNETPDSSDSGLGAQGDGMKDSSLSAVPNPGLSANDDFKSHELSNLRLENQLLRNEVQSLNQEMASLVQRSKETQEELNKSRERIEKWNVDHSKSDRMVRELQARVDDLTEAVGAKDSQLAVLKVRLQEADQLLSARTEALEALQSEKSRIIQDHSEGSSLQNQALQTLQERLRDADSALKREQESYKQMQNEFAARLSKMEAERQNLAEGITVAERKYIDEKRRADELQQQVKVTKSHLESAKQELTDYKQKATRILQSKEKLINSLKEGSGIEGLDSNTASTMELEELRHERDTQREEIQKLMGQIQQMRTELQDMETQQVSEAESMREQLQDLQEQIAAHKMAKQEAEAELERQKQELHYTEEELYRTKNTLQSRIKDREEEIQKLRNQLTNKALSSSSQTELENRLHQLTETLIQKQTMLESLSTEKNSLVYQLERLEQQLKAIQGTSSNGPAINMAGIDSAEGARMRYVPVLFSDMDSNMAGMYGRVRKAASSIDQFSIRLGIFLRRYPIARVFVIIYMALLHLWVMIVLLTYTPEMHHDSPSG